A single Vicugna pacos chromosome 15, VicPac4, whole genome shotgun sequence DNA region contains:
- the PKDCC gene encoding extracellular tyrosine-protein kinase PKDCC translates to MRRRRAVVAAGFCASFLLGSVLNVLFAPGSEPPRPGQSPGPSAAPGPSRRGGRGELARQIRARYEEVQRYSRGGPGPGAGRPERRRLMDLAPGGPGLQRPRPPRARPLPDGAPGWPPAPGPGSPGPGPRLGCAALRNVSGAQYVGSGYTKAVYRVRLPGGAAVALKAVDFSGHDLGSCVREFGARRGCYRLAAHKLLKEMVLLERLRHPNVLQLYGYCYQDSEDIPDTLTTITELGAPVEMIQLLQTSWEDRFRICLSLGRLLHHLAHSPLGSVTLLDFRPRQFVLVDGELKVTDLDDARVEETPCSGSADCILEFPARNFTLPCSAQGWCEAMNEKRNLYNAYRFFFTYLLPHSAPPSLRPLLDSIVNATGELTWGVDETLAQLEKVLHLYRSGQYLQNSTAGSRAEYQRLPDSTVPQEDYRCWPSYHHGSCLLSVFNLAEAVDICESHAQCRAFVVTNQTTWTGRQLVFFKTGWSHVVPDPSKTTYVRASG, encoded by the exons ATGCGGCGCCGGCGGGCGGTGGTGGCCGCGGGTTTCTGCGCCTCGTTCCTGCTGGGCTCGGTCCTCAACGTGCTCTTCGCACCGGGCTCGGAGCCTCCGCGGCCCGGCCAGTCCCCCGGGCCCTCGGCAGCCCCGGGCCCGAGCCGTCGCGGGGGCCGCGGGGAGCTGGCCCGGCAGATCCGAGCGCGCTACGAGGAGGTGCAGCGCTATTCCCGCGGGGGCCCCGGGCCAGGGGCCGGCCGGCCGGAGCGGCGGCGCCTGATGGACCTGGCTCCGGGCGGCCCGGGCCTGCAGCGTCCCCGGCCCCCGCGGGCCCGGCCCCTGCCCGACGGCGCCCCGGGCTGGCCCCCGGCTCCCGGCCCGGGCTCCCCCGGCCCAGGCCCGCGCCTGGGCTGCGCCGCGCTCCGCAACGTGTCCGGAGCGCAGTACGTGGGCTCCGGCTACACCAAGGCCGTGTACCGGGTCCGCCTGCCCGGCGGCGCCGCGGTGGCGCTCAAGGCGGTGGACTTCAGCGGCCACGATCTGGGCAGCTGCGTGCGCGAGTTCGGGGCGCGGAGGGGCTGCTATCGGCTGGCGGCCCACAAGCTGCTCAAGGAGATGGTGCTGCTGGAGCGGCTGCGGCACCCCAACGTGCTGCAG CTCTATGGCTACTGCTACCAGGACAGCGAGGACATCCCGGACACTCTGACCACCATCACGGAGCTGGGCGCCCCGGTGGAAATGATCCAGCTGCTGCAGACTTCCTGGGAGGATCGATTCCGA ATCTGCCTGAGCCTGGGCCGCCTTCTCCACCACCTGGCCCACTCCCCGCTGGGCTCCGTCACTCTGCTGGACTTCCGCCCCCGACAGTTTGTGCTGGTGGATGGGGAGCTGAAGGTGACAGATCTGGATGACGCCCGCGTGGAGGAGACGCCGTGTTCAGGCAGCGCCGACTGCATACTCGAGTTCCCAGCCAGGAACTTCACCCTGCCCTGCTCAGCCCAGGGCTGGTGCGAGGCCATGAACGAGAAACGCAACCTCTACAACGCCTACAG GTTTTTCTTCACATACCTCCTGCCCCACAGTGCCCCACCCTCACTACGGCCTCTGCTGGACAGCATTGTCAACGCCACAG GAGAGCTCACCTGGGGTGTGGACGAGACCCTGGCCCAGCTGGAGAAGGTGCTGCACCTGTACCGGAGCGGGCAGTATCTGCAGAACTCCACGGCGGGCAGCAGAGCGG AGTACCAGCGCCTCCCAGACAGTACCGTCCCCCAGGAAGACTACCGCTGCTGGCCATCCTACCACCACGGAAGCTGCCTCCTGTCAGTGTTCAACCTGGCTGAGGCTGTGGACATTTGTGAGAGCCATGCCCAGTGCCGGGCTTTCGTAGTCACCAATCAGACCACCTGGACAG GCCGGCAACTGGTCTTTTTCAAGACAGGATGGAGCCACGTGGTCCCTGATCCCAGCAAGACCACATACGTGAGGGCCTCTGGCTGA